A window from Drosophila subobscura isolate 14011-0131.10 chromosome O, UCBerk_Dsub_1.0, whole genome shotgun sequence encodes these proteins:
- the LOC117898663 gene encoding single-stranded DNA-binding protein, mitochondrial translates to MSVFDGEIAASGLGGLVRHNLPARGASTTTSAAPAKIEKTVNTVTILGRVGADPQLRGSQEHPVVTFSVATHTNYKYENGDWAQRTDWHRVVVFKPNLRDTVLEYLKKGQRTMVQGKITYGEITDQQGNQKTSTSIIADDVLFFRDANN, encoded by the exons ATGTCGGTGTTCGATGGTGAAATCG CTGCGTCCGGGTTGGGCGGTCTAGTGCGGCATAACTTGCCGGCACGCGGTGCCTCAACCACGACATCGGCGGCACCCgccaaaattgaaaaaa CTGTCAATACGGTGACCATTTTGGGTCGCGTGGGCGCAGATCCGCAGCTGCGCGGATCCCAGGAGCATCCAGTGGTCACATTCTCCgtcgccacacacacaaactacAA ATATGAGAACGGGGACTGGGCCCAGCGCACGGACTGGCATCGCGTGGTCGTCTTTAAACCCAATTTGCGCGACACTGTGCTGGAGTACCTGAAGAAGGGACAGCGCACCATGGTTCAGGGCAAGATCACCTATGGCGAGATCACCGATCAGCAGGGCAACCAGaagaccagcaccagcatcataGCCGACGACGTGCTCTTCTTCCGCGATGCCAACAACTAG
- the LOC117896245 gene encoding uncharacterized protein LOC117896245 isoform X2: MAEPNISDPTPFLYLDWMSEILLQDTKEMATEFTRKAEYLREQEAKVLENAKQFVDDMKACTLKLEMDLNENEQLLAEAEKEATKLERSSSTLSNICRIEPLTPHNYLDLLKLIESTKKMSEKCNSLTEDFEEFGKEAAERLSPASMIGKLIDSHNNVLTSFEKQIEELAGKVSLIANEYEDITEDLSISSLSTTCTCEMAKEVLAKDFCNDYILRNNR; the protein is encoded by the exons ATGGCTGAACCGAATATATCAGATCCCACGCCTTTCCTATATTTGGATTGGATGTCCGAAATATTATTGCAAGACACCAAGGAAATGGCAACGGAATTCACTAGAAAGGCAGAGTATTTAAGGGAACAAGAGGCCAAAGTCCTGGAAAACGCAAAGCAG TTTGTGGACGATATGAAGGCCTGTACACTGAAGCTCGAAATGGATCTGAATGAGAACGAACAGTTGCTGGCAGAGGCGGAGAAGGAAGCCACCAAATTGGAGAGATCTTCTTCGACGCTCTCCAACATTTGCCGCATAGAGCCCCTGACGCCTCACAACTACTTGGATCTCTTAAAGCTTATCGAGTCCACGAAGAAAATGAGCGAAAAGTGCAACAGCCTCACCGAGGATTTCGAAGAATTTGGCAAAGAGGCAGCCGAACGTTTGTCGCCTGCAAGTATG ATTGGTAAACTCATAGACTCTCACAACAATGTCTTGACCAGCTTTGAGAAGCAGATCGAAGAGTTGGCAGGCAAGGTCTCGCTTATTGCCAACGAATACGAGGATATCACTGAAGATCTGAGCATCAGCAGCCTGTCCACCACGTGCACCTGCGAAATGGCCAAGGAGGTGCTAGCCAAGGATTTCTGTAATGATTATATTCTGAGAAACAACCGATAG
- the LOC117896245 gene encoding uncharacterized protein LOC117896245 isoform X1 — MAEPNISDPTPFLYLDWMSEILLQDTKEMATEFTRKAEYLREQEAKVLENAKQLIQIDQFVDDMKACTLKLEMDLNENEQLLAEAEKEATKLERSSSTLSNICRIEPLTPHNYLDLLKLIESTKKMSEKCNSLTEDFEEFGKEAAERLSPASMIGKLIDSHNNVLTSFEKQIEELAGKVSLIANEYEDITEDLSISSLSTTCTCEMAKEVLAKDFCNDYILRNNR, encoded by the exons ATGGCTGAACCGAATATATCAGATCCCACGCCTTTCCTATATTTGGATTGGATGTCCGAAATATTATTGCAAGACACCAAGGAAATGGCAACGGAATTCACTAGAAAGGCAGAGTATTTAAGGGAACAAGAGGCCAAAGTCCTGGAAAACGCAAAGCAG CTCATCCAAATCGATCAGTTTGTGGACGATATGAAGGCCTGTACACTGAAGCTCGAAATGGATCTGAATGAGAACGAACAGTTGCTGGCAGAGGCGGAGAAGGAAGCCACCAAATTGGAGAGATCTTCTTCGACGCTCTCCAACATTTGCCGCATAGAGCCCCTGACGCCTCACAACTACTTGGATCTCTTAAAGCTTATCGAGTCCACGAAGAAAATGAGCGAAAAGTGCAACAGCCTCACCGAGGATTTCGAAGAATTTGGCAAAGAGGCAGCCGAACGTTTGTCGCCTGCAAGTATG ATTGGTAAACTCATAGACTCTCACAACAATGTCTTGACCAGCTTTGAGAAGCAGATCGAAGAGTTGGCAGGCAAGGTCTCGCTTATTGCCAACGAATACGAGGATATCACTGAAGATCTGAGCATCAGCAGCCTGTCCACCACGTGCACCTGCGAAATGGCCAAGGAGGTGCTAGCCAAGGATTTCTGTAATGATTATATTCTGAGAAACAACCGATAG
- the LOC117896243 gene encoding organic cation transporter protein: MAVDYVLEDLMGKLGEFGKYQFLQFFLQVLSALTAGMHMLSLVTVSAVPEHRCFIDGLDNSSLALGPWNVSALEHAIPTKANGELESCLMYDPSSVGGNESTIACAQYVYDTTYYKTSRTIDWNFVCDRRWMGAIVQTVFMLGVFTGAVTLGGLADKIGRKTVFCWSALFQLIIGVGVAFIPEYFSFMVARYLLGIVGSAGAYICGFVLTMELVGPTKRTVCGITFQAVFAGGIMLVAGWGALIHDRQLLQVIYGLHGCLFLGHWWLLDESPRWLWMQGRAAEAVDIVAKGLRINGSGIPVDKDYFVQKAKQQAAVEEKASAGLSDLFRTPNLRMKTLNVCLCWFANSIVYYGLSLSAGKLYGNPYLILFIMGLVEFPSYITIVFVLDRLGRRSITSTLMLSGGLCCIIAAFIAQGSTTSTAVVMAGKLLIAGSFAVIYNYSAELFPTVVRNSAMGLGSMCARLSGALTPLITLLDSFDPKIPAVLFGVVALASGFWVMFLPETMNQPMPESIEDGENFGKGDTWFSQCAGRKKRQNSIYPDDPEQMVPLKNIESK; encoded by the exons ATGGCTGTGGACTATGTGCTGGAGGATCTCATGGGGAAACTGG GGGAATTTGGTAAATACCAATTCCTGCAGTTCTTCCTGCAAGTTCTCTCCGCTTTGACCGCAGGCATGCATATGCTCTCCCTGGTTACGGTATCCGCCGTGCCGGAGCATCGCTGCTTTATCGACGGCCTCGACAACAGCTCCTTGGCTCTGGGGCCATGGAACGTGAGCGCCTTGGAGCATGCCATTCCCACGAAGGCCAATGGTGAACTGGAGTCCTGCTTGATGTACGATCCCAGTTCTGTGGGCGGCAACGAGAGCACCATTGCCTGTGCACAGTACGTATACGATACGACGTACTACAAGACATCGCGCACCATTGACTGGAACTTTGTGTGCGATCGCCGATGGATGGGCGCCATTGTGCAGACGGTGTTCATGCTGGGCGTATTCACGGGCGCCGTCACCCTCGGCGGATTGGCGGATAAGATTGGTCGCAAGACGGTCTTCTGCTGGTCGGCGCTCTTCCAGCTGATCATCGGCGTGGGCGTTGCCTTCATTCCCGAATACTTTTCCTTCATGGTGGCCCGCTATTTGTTGGGCATTGTGGGTTCTGCTGGAGCCTACATCTGCGGATTTGTGTTGACAATGGAGCTGGTGGGACCCACAAAACGTACTGTCTGTGGCATCACGTTCCAG GCTGTCTTTGCTGGCGGCATCATGCTGGTCGCTGGATGGGGTGCACTTATCCACGATCGTCAGTTGCTGCAGGTGATCTATGGCCTCCATGGCTGCCTCTTCCTTGGCCACTGGTGGCTCCTCGATGAGTCTCCGCGCTGGCTCTGGATGCAGGGACGTGCCGCCGAGGCCGTGGACATTGTGGCCAAGGGATTGCGCATCAATGGCTCCGGGATACCCGTGGACAAGGACTACTTTGTGCAGAAggccaagcagcaggcggcggtggaggagaAGGCCAGTGCCGGACTGAGCGATCTCTTCCGGACACCCAACCTGCGCATGAAGACGCTCAATGTGTGCCTCTGCTGGTTCGCCAACTCCATCGTGTACTACGGATTGTCGTTGAGTGCCGGCAAGCTGTACGGCAATCCCTACCTGATTCTGTTCATCATGGGACTCGTCGAGTTCCCCAGCTACATAACAATCGTGTTCGTGTTGGATCGCCTGGGACGTCGCTCCATTACCTCCACGCTGATGCTGAGTGGAGGACTCTGTTGCATCATTGCTGCATTTATTGCTCAGGGCAGCACCACCTCCACGGCTGTGGTGATGGCTGGCAAGCTACTCATCGCCGGCTCCTTTGCCGTCATCTACAACTACTCGGCGGAACTCTTTCCCACTGTCGTACGTAACTCTGCCATGGGTTTGGGCTCCATGTGTGCCCGTCTGTCGGGCGCTCTCACGCCTCTCATCACCCTCCTGGACTCGTTTGATCCAAAGATTCCCGCTGTACTGTTTGGTGTGGTGGCGCTGGCCTCTGGCTTCTGGGTAATGTTCCTTCCAGAGACGATGAACCAACCGATGCCCGAGTCCATCGAGGATGGCGAGAACTTTGGCAAAGGCGACACGTGGTTTAGCCAGTGCGCTGGTCGCAAGAAGCGCCAGAATAGTATTTATCCGGACGATCCCGAGCAGATGGTGCCGCTCAAGAATATCGAAAGCAAATGA
- the LOC117896244 gene encoding protein sarah — MSDAAKSNNNAAAVSASASEPAAATPADEASPTKEAAASPTTPRGGNNHNNNHSKSHNKLKSTQNSSGGGSIDKLSPDQDIYINAADGLPSQHPSLPKEGIIDSDTEPEVDADSFDDLPTSIIVTNIHSEVFANPELKHGMEELFRTFSETATFQWLRSFRRLRVNYDNAIAAANARIKLHQYEFNKKTVITCYFAQPVTPVNNKNLQPPAPVKQFLISPPASPPAGWEPREEAEPLVNHDLLAALASLTPGESHELHPQSEDQPAIIVHTAMVPEGAGGIQAKAPIVQTKCPERA; from the coding sequence ATGTCCGACGCGGCCAAGTCCAACAATAATGCGGCGGCCgtctctgcctccgcctccgagCCTGCAGCTGCGACGCCCGCTGATGAGGCGTCTCCAACCAAGGAGGCAGCAGCCTCACCGACCACACCACGTGGCGGCAacaatcacaacaacaaccacagcaagAGCCACAACAAACTGAAGTCGACACagaacagcagcggcggcggcagcataGACAAACTGTCGCCGGACCAGGACATCTACATCAATGCCGCCGACGGACTGCCCAGCCAGCATCCCTCGCTCCCGAAGGAGGGCATCATAGACAGCGACACGGAGCCGGAGGTGGACGCAGACTCGTTCGACGACCTGCCCACATCCATTATCGTGACGAACATCCACTCGGAGGTGTTTGCTAATCCGGAGCTGAAGCACGGCATGGAGGAGCTCTTTCGAACCTTCAGCGAAACGGCCACGTTCCAGTGGCTGCGCAGCTTCCGACGGCTGCGGGTGAACTACGACAACGCCATTGCGGCGGCCAATGCGCGGATTAAGCTGCACCAGTACGAGTTCAACAAGAAGACGGTGATCACCTGCTACTTTGCCCAGCCGGTGACCCCCGTGAACAACAAGAACCTCCAGCCTCCGGCTCCGGTCAAACAGTTCCTCATCTCTCCGCCTGCCTCTCCGCCAGCGGGCTGGGAGCCGCGCGAGGAGGCCGAACCGCTGGTCAATCACGATCTGCTGGCGGCACTGGCCAGTCTCACACCCGGCGAATCGCACGAGTTGCATCCACAGAGCGAGGACCAGCCGGCCATCATTGTGCACACAGCAATGGTGCCAGAGGGAGCTGGCGGCATCCAAGCCAAGGCGCCCATAGTGCAGACCAAGTGTCCGGAGAGGGCATAA